The following coding sequences lie in one Balneola vulgaris DSM 17893 genomic window:
- a CDS encoding response regulator translates to MNNSKKVLIVEDDMIISLVVENMIRELGHQVVGKAISGPEAVELAIKESPDILLMDIRLKGEMDGIETVEKIKEQIDTAVIYLTGNSDKLNYERAKSTNFTDLIVKPFTIGDLDKSLKLVD, encoded by the coding sequence ATGAATAATAGTAAAAAAGTCCTCATAGTTGAAGACGACATGATCATTTCTCTAGTTGTTGAGAATATGATTCGTGAATTAGGACATCAAGTAGTTGGAAAAGCGATCTCAGGTCCAGAAGCAGTAGAACTAGCTATAAAAGAGAGCCCCGATATCTTACTCATGGATATCCGTTTAAAAGGTGAAATGGACGGTATTGAAACTGTTGAAAAAATTAAAGAACAGATAGATACTGCGGTGATTTACCTTACCGGGAATTCTGACAAATTGAATTACGAGCGAGCTAAAAGCACAAATTTTACAGATCTTATTGTAAAGCCATTTACGATTGGAGATTTAGATAAATCACTTAAGCTTGTTGACTAA